One genomic window of Xanthobacter dioxanivorans includes the following:
- a CDS encoding cytochrome c1 has translation MTIRSSLFGAVAAAFLLAGAGAPALAAEGGGHDNRPHRLSWSFAGPFGMYDPAQLQRGFKVFKEVCAACHSANYLYFRNLTQEGGPRFTEAQAKQVAGEYQITDGPNDSGDMFQRPGRLSDHWPAPFPNDNAARAANGGALPPDFSVLAKARSYHVGFPGFITDAFIQYQEHGVDYIHALLTGYADAPADVHLQPGLQYNKYFPGNQIAMPKPISDGQVEYTDGAPQTVDQYASDVSAFMMWMAEPHLDSRKRIGFQVMIFLIVLSGLLYFTKKKIWSKVDH, from the coding sequence ATGACCATTCGTAGCAGTCTCTTCGGTGCCGTCGCGGCGGCGTTCCTCCTCGCGGGGGCCGGTGCGCCGGCGCTCGCCGCGGAAGGCGGCGGCCACGACAACCGCCCGCACCGTCTGTCCTGGTCGTTCGCCGGCCCGTTCGGCATGTATGACCCGGCCCAGCTCCAGCGCGGGTTCAAGGTGTTCAAGGAAGTGTGCGCGGCGTGCCACTCCGCGAACTACCTGTACTTCCGCAACCTCACCCAGGAGGGCGGCCCGCGCTTCACCGAGGCCCAGGCCAAGCAGGTGGCGGGCGAGTACCAGATCACCGACGGGCCGAACGATTCGGGCGACATGTTCCAGCGTCCCGGCCGCCTCTCCGACCACTGGCCGGCGCCGTTCCCCAACGACAACGCCGCCCGCGCCGCGAACGGCGGGGCGCTGCCGCCGGACTTCTCCGTGCTGGCCAAGGCCCGCTCCTATCACGTGGGTTTCCCGGGCTTCATCACCGACGCGTTCATCCAATACCAGGAGCATGGCGTGGACTACATCCACGCGCTGCTTACCGGCTACGCCGATGCGCCCGCCGATGTGCACCTGCAGCCCGGCTTGCAGTACAATAAGTATTTTCCGGGCAACCAGATCGCCATGCCGAAGCCGATCAGCGACGGCCAGGTGGAATACACCGACGGCGCGCCGCAGACGGTCGACCAGTATGCGAGCGACGTCTCCGCCTTCATGATGTGGATGGCCGAGCCCCACCTCGATTCGCGCAAGCGCATCGGCTTCCAGGTGATGATCTTCCTCATCGTCCTGTCGGGCCTGCTCTACTTCACCAAGAAGAAGATCTGGTCGAAGGTCGATCACTGA
- a CDS encoding DUF6111 family protein: MLRSVVIELGLFLTPFVLYAALLFATKGSVVPEHWSAKALAGVATAAVALAVVGLFLFEHGRTAPPGSRYVPAQTRDGVFVPGHFE, encoded by the coding sequence ATGCTGCGCAGCGTTGTCATCGAGCTCGGCCTGTTTCTCACGCCGTTCGTGCTCTACGCGGCGCTTTTGTTCGCCACCAAGGGCTCGGTGGTGCCGGAGCACTGGTCGGCGAAGGCCCTCGCCGGGGTGGCCACGGCGGCGGTGGCGCTGGCCGTCGTCGGGCTGTTCCTGTTCGAGCACGGCCGGACGGCCCCGCCGGGCAGCCGCTACGTGCCGGCGCAGACCAGGGACGGCGTCTTCGTGCCGGGCCATTTCGAATGA
- a CDS encoding cytochrome b, with protein sequence MEGHSTYQPKGKVAQWFESRLPIVGLIHSSAVAYPVPKNLNYMWTFGAILTFMLVCQIVSGVVLAMHYVAYGPVAFARVEHIMRDVSYGWLIRYIHANGASMFFIAVYIHMFRGMYYGSYKAPREVLWILGVIIYLLMMATGFMGYVLPWGQMSFWGATVITNLFSAIPWVGETIVQWLWGGYSVGDPTLNRFFSLHYLLPFMIAGVVGLHIWALHHVGQNNPDGLDIKSVAKDTVPFTPYATIKDTFAMVVFLIFFSWFIFYIPNYLGHSDNYIPANPLSTPAHIVPEWYYLPFYAILRSIPDKLGGVLAMFGAIVVLAFLPWLDTSKVRSAKYRPLFRQFFWVFVVVAVGLGYLGSQPAEGGYVIVSRIFTAYYFIHFLIILPLLGLFERPKPLPASIADAVLAKGAKGGAAVAGAAGPGTH encoded by the coding sequence ATGGAAGGACATTCCACTTACCAGCCCAAGGGGAAGGTCGCGCAGTGGTTCGAGAGCCGCTTGCCGATCGTTGGGCTGATTCATTCTTCGGCGGTCGCCTATCCGGTGCCGAAGAACCTCAACTACATGTGGACCTTCGGCGCGATCCTGACCTTCATGCTGGTCTGCCAGATCGTTTCCGGCGTGGTGCTCGCCATGCACTACGTGGCCTACGGGCCGGTGGCCTTCGCCCGCGTCGAGCACATCATGCGCGACGTGAGCTACGGCTGGCTCATCCGCTACATCCACGCCAACGGCGCGTCGATGTTCTTCATCGCGGTTTACATCCACATGTTCCGCGGCATGTATTACGGGTCCTACAAGGCGCCGCGCGAGGTGCTGTGGATTCTCGGCGTGATCATCTACCTGCTGATGATGGCGACGGGCTTCATGGGCTACGTGCTGCCGTGGGGGCAGATGTCCTTCTGGGGCGCCACCGTCATCACCAACCTGTTCTCGGCCATCCCCTGGGTCGGCGAGACCATCGTGCAGTGGCTGTGGGGCGGCTATTCGGTGGGTGATCCCACGCTGAACCGCTTCTTCTCCCTGCACTACCTGCTGCCCTTCATGATCGCGGGCGTGGTCGGCCTCCATATCTGGGCGCTGCACCACGTGGGCCAGAACAATCCGGACGGCCTCGACATCAAGAGCGTGGCCAAGGACACGGTGCCCTTCACCCCCTACGCGACCATCAAGGACACCTTCGCCATGGTGGTGTTCCTGATCTTCTTCTCCTGGTTCATCTTCTACATCCCGAACTATCTCGGCCACTCGGACAACTACATCCCGGCCAATCCGCTCTCGACGCCGGCGCACATCGTGCCCGAATGGTACTACCTGCCGTTCTACGCGATCCTGCGCTCGATCCCGGACAAGCTCGGTGGCGTGCTCGCCATGTTCGGGGCCATCGTGGTGCTGGCCTTCCTGCCCTGGCTGGATACCTCCAAGGTGCGCTCGGCCAAGTACCGTCCGCTGTTCCGTCAGTTCTTCTGGGTCTTCGTGGTGGTGGCGGTCGGCCTCGGCTATCTCGGCTCGCAGCCGGCCGAGGGCGGCTACGTGATCGTCTCGCGCATCTTCACGGCCTACTATTTCATCCACTTCCTCATCATCCTGCCGCTGCTCGGCCTGTTCGAGCGTCCCAAGCCGCTGCCGGCCTCCATCGCGGATGCCGTCCTCGCCAAGGGGGCCAAGGGCGGTGCGGCGGTCGCCGGGGCGGCTGGCCCCGGGACCCATTGA
- a CDS encoding glycoside hydrolase family 64 protein — protein sequence MHTRILGATVLAAVAACTGLAPAANAQTLPVTIVNKTGIKGKMYITVLGRSPRDPTVHIYSDANGNIKQFAVNPTPTDYGFSTTAQSYSFKIPQINSGRIYVSFCAPAWTTASKTGDTPPQIAPNTPATWVPTDKNFYTVLDFAEFDWVPSGGTTSMDIDTTQVDALSIPMTLSLSGTPGGKATTLTSGFKDASTSTLVLPGLAKAPWNKLVVYDSKKRPIRILVPEKAMVLPTSHPNYFPNNYLDNYISQVFATFAKPGKTFTIKGDNGALYTGTVQNNQIVLKPNNGNPANVFNKPSSTYVWQNGAPPASGPAGPVPSLQKYIQAAFLRSTFLNTTTNSLSTCQGVIPYTLPPQNLYSSTIHAFSINQGAYTFAYDDVCARSSNIALTNPTSVTLTLLPLSPTMSTMTCN from the coding sequence ATGCATACGCGGATCTTGGGAGCAACCGTCCTCGCGGCGGTAGCTGCCTGTACGGGCCTTGCGCCTGCGGCGAACGCCCAGACACTCCCGGTCACGATTGTCAACAAGACCGGCATCAAGGGCAAGATGTATATTACTGTCCTTGGCCGGAGTCCGCGGGATCCGACCGTTCATATCTACAGCGATGCGAACGGGAACATTAAACAATTCGCGGTCAACCCGACGCCGACGGACTACGGTTTTTCGACAACGGCGCAGAGCTATAGTTTCAAGATCCCGCAGATCAACTCTGGGCGGATTTACGTTTCCTTCTGCGCCCCCGCCTGGACGACCGCCAGCAAGACCGGCGATACGCCCCCGCAGATCGCCCCCAACACCCCGGCCACCTGGGTGCCCACCGACAAGAACTTCTACACCGTCCTGGACTTCGCCGAATTCGACTGGGTCCCGTCCGGCGGCACCACGTCGATGGATATCGACACGACCCAGGTGGACGCCCTGAGCATCCCCATGACGCTGTCCCTCAGCGGCACGCCCGGCGGGAAGGCGACGACGCTCACATCCGGCTTCAAGGACGCATCCACCAGCACCCTCGTGCTGCCGGGGCTGGCCAAGGCCCCGTGGAACAAACTTGTCGTCTACGACAGCAAGAAGCGTCCTATTCGCATCCTCGTACCGGAAAAGGCGATGGTGCTGCCGACCTCGCATCCCAATTATTTCCCCAACAATTACCTCGACAACTATATCAGCCAGGTTTTCGCGACCTTCGCGAAGCCCGGTAAAACGTTCACGATCAAGGGGGACAATGGCGCCCTCTATACCGGGACGGTGCAGAACAACCAGATCGTCCTGAAGCCCAACAATGGGAACCCGGCCAACGTCTTCAACAAGCCGAGCTCGACCTATGTCTGGCAGAACGGCGCACCGCCCGCGAGCGGTCCCGCCGGGCCGGTGCCAAGCCTGCAAAAATACATCCAGGCGGCGTTCCTGCGCTCGACCTTCCTCAACACCACCACGAATTCCCTCTCCACGTGCCAGGGCGTCATCCCCTACACGCTGCCGCCGCAGAACCTTTACTCCAGCACCATCCACGCCTTCTCCATCAACCAGGGTGCCTACACCTTCGCCTATGACGACGTATGCGCCCGCAGCAGCAACATCGCCTTGACCAACCCCACATCGGTGACCTTGACGCTGCTGCCGCTGAGCCCCACCATGTCGACCATGACCTGCAACTGA
- a CDS encoding CCA tRNA nucleotidyltransferase, producing MTSSIAGAAFWATPGLAEVLGLLNAGDEEARVVGGAVRNSLLNLPVIDVDIATTALPQEVVERARRAGMKPVPTGIAHGTVTVVAGHHAFEVTTLREDMETDGRRAVVRFGRDWRHDAERRDFTLNALYATADGTVVDLVGGLSDLAARRVRFIGDAQARIREDYLRILRLFRFHASYGVGEVDPTALSAAVRLRAGLLGLSRERIRAETMKLLVAPGAAPTLATMSESGLLQMLLGGIGDVKAFARLAGLEASLGLRPDPTRRLAALALRVSVDVERLRAHLRLSNAETRRLFALAGPVPPLPDVQSVKAFLYAGGVEAGRDRVLLAAAHGRCDPAAAARVVEAAATWDLPRPPFTAADLIARGLKPGPGLGAALRWAEQAWIDAGFPTGEPAVSALLEKAARQG from the coding sequence ATGACCTCCTCGATCGCGGGGGCCGCCTTCTGGGCCACGCCCGGCCTCGCCGAGGTGCTGGGCCTGCTGAACGCCGGCGACGAGGAGGCGCGGGTGGTCGGCGGCGCCGTGCGCAACAGCCTGCTCAACCTGCCGGTGATCGACGTGGACATCGCCACCACGGCCCTGCCGCAGGAGGTGGTCGAGCGCGCGCGCCGGGCCGGCATGAAGCCGGTGCCCACCGGCATCGCGCACGGCACGGTGACGGTGGTCGCCGGGCACCACGCCTTCGAGGTCACCACCCTTCGCGAGGACATGGAAACGGACGGGCGGCGCGCAGTGGTGCGCTTCGGGCGGGACTGGCGGCATGACGCCGAGCGGCGCGACTTCACCCTCAATGCCCTCTACGCCACGGCGGACGGCACGGTGGTGGACCTCGTGGGCGGCCTTTCTGACCTCGCGGCGCGGCGGGTGCGCTTCATCGGCGACGCGCAGGCCCGCATTCGCGAGGACTATCTGCGCATCCTGCGCCTGTTCCGCTTCCACGCCTCCTATGGCGTGGGCGAGGTGGACCCGACCGCCCTGAGCGCGGCCGTCCGCCTGCGCGCCGGGCTGCTCGGCCTGTCGCGGGAGCGCATTCGCGCGGAGACGATGAAGCTGCTGGTGGCGCCCGGCGCCGCCCCGACCCTTGCCACCATGAGCGAGAGCGGCTTGCTGCAGATGCTGCTCGGCGGCATCGGCGACGTGAAAGCCTTCGCCCGGCTGGCCGGGCTGGAGGCGTCCCTCGGCCTGCGGCCCGACCCCACGCGTCGCCTCGCGGCGCTGGCGCTGCGCGTCAGCGTCGATGTCGAGCGGCTGCGCGCGCATCTGCGCCTGTCCAATGCGGAGACGCGGCGTCTCTTCGCCCTCGCCGGGCCGGTGCCGCCCTTGCCGGACGTCCAGTCGGTGAAGGCCTTCCTCTACGCCGGGGGCGTCGAGGCGGGGCGTGACCGGGTGTTGCTGGCGGCCGCGCACGGGCGCTGCGATCCCGCCGCCGCGGCGCGGGTCGTCGAGGCCGCGGCGACATGGGACCTCCCGCGCCCGCCCTTCACCGCCGCCGACCTCATCGCGCGGGGCCTCAAGCCGGGCCCGGGGCTGGGCGCGGCGCTGCGCTGGGCGGAGCAGGCCTGGATCGACGCCGGCTTTCCCACCGGGGAACCAGCGGTCTCAGCCCTGCTGGAGAAGGCGGCACGGCAAGGCTGA
- the petA gene encoding ubiquinol-cytochrome c reductase iron-sulfur subunit gives MAHTETSDTTTRRDFLYIATGAVGAVGAAAMVWPFISQLQPDASVLALSTTEVDISPIAEGQIVTVQWRGKPIFISHRTPAEIKAAQDVPLSALPDPQPDQDRVKAGKDQWLVVIGICTHLGCVPLGHQGQYNGWFCPCHGSVYDTSGRIRQGPAPLNLALPPYNFVSDSKIVIG, from the coding sequence GTGGCACATACGGAGACGTCGGACACGACGACGCGTCGGGACTTCCTCTATATCGCGACCGGCGCCGTGGGCGCGGTCGGGGCCGCCGCCATGGTGTGGCCCTTCATCTCCCAGCTGCAGCCTGACGCCTCGGTGCTCGCGCTCTCCACCACGGAAGTGGACATCTCGCCCATCGCGGAAGGCCAGATCGTCACCGTGCAGTGGCGCGGCAAGCCCATTTTCATTTCCCACCGCACTCCGGCGGAGATCAAGGCGGCGCAGGACGTGCCCCTCTCGGCGCTGCCGGACCCGCAGCCCGACCAGGACCGCGTGAAGGCGGGCAAGGACCAGTGGCTGGTGGTGATCGGCATCTGCACCCATCTCGGCTGCGTGCCGCTCGGTCACCAGGGCCAGTACAACGGCTGGTTCTGCCCCTGCCACGGCTCGGTCTACGACACGTCCGGCCGCATCCGGCAGGGACCGGCGCCGCTCAACCTTGCGCTCCCGCCCTACAATTTCGTCTCCGACAGCAAGATCGTGATCGGCTGA
- a CDS encoding YodC family protein, with translation MAFAPGDIVQLKSGSPALTVVSTAGEGVSVIWFAEELSEFRDRVLPAVALDKLEVADFDEEDDEDEDEADED, from the coding sequence ATGGCCTTCGCACCCGGCGACATCGTCCAGCTCAAGTCCGGCAGCCCCGCCCTCACCGTCGTCTCGACGGCGGGTGAGGGCGTGTCGGTCATCTGGTTCGCGGAGGAGCTGAGCGAGTTCCGGGACCGGGTGTTGCCGGCCGTCGCCCTCGACAAGCTCGAAGTCGCCGATTTCGACGAGGAAGACGACGAGGACGAGGACGAGGCGGACGAGGACTGA
- a CDS encoding tRNA (cytidine(34)-2'-O)-methyltransferase — MTLRIALYCPDIAQNAGTILRVGACFGVEVHIIEPAGFPVGDAGFRRAGMDYIDQVTWRRHVSFATFDAERRTEGRRLVLFTTTGATPLPDFRFHPGDLLLFGRESAGVPEAVHAAADARVRIPIRAEARSLNVAVSAGIALAEALRQTGGLPG; from the coding sequence ATGACCTTGCGCATTGCCCTGTATTGTCCCGACATCGCGCAGAATGCCGGCACCATCCTGCGCGTCGGCGCCTGCTTCGGCGTGGAGGTCCACATCATCGAGCCCGCGGGCTTTCCCGTGGGTGATGCGGGCTTCCGGCGCGCCGGCATGGACTATATCGACCAGGTGACCTGGCGGCGGCATGTTTCGTTCGCGACCTTCGACGCCGAGCGGCGGACCGAGGGCCGGCGCCTTGTGCTGTTCACCACCACCGGTGCGACGCCACTGCCCGACTTCCGCTTCCACCCCGGTGACCTGCTGCTGTTCGGGCGGGAATCGGCCGGAGTGCCCGAGGCGGTGCACGCGGCGGCGGACGCGCGGGTTCGCATTCCCATCCGGGCGGAGGCGCGCTCCCTCAACGTGGCGGTGAGCGCGGGCATCGCGCTGGCCGAGGCGCTGCGGCAGACCGGCGGCCTGCCCGGCTGA